A stretch of the Leguminivora glycinivorella isolate SPB_JAAS2020 chromosome 2, LegGlyc_1.1, whole genome shotgun sequence genome encodes the following:
- the LOC125239802 gene encoding phenoloxidase-activating enzyme-like: protein MLPKWLIPALACLCVCVEGQSCSTADNKNGDCRSILDCPPLRAIVNKPRLTPDEMNFLKKSACGFIGNIPKVCCAIDTEQPRPPPAEPKTCFTPEGNQGQCISVFQCDHITKRLQSPTVSAEDRAYVNSLRCVNSNPGFNVCCGPPPGPPPPTGVCQPAAAPPDPRTECCGMDGSSANKITGGNATSIDQYPWLAIVEYKKDNKIKLLCGGVLISGRYVLTAGHCVKGTVLDAGTPTNVRLGEYDTSNSGPDCVPVEGGEPGDMDCTTDPVIIRIEHIIPHPEYNPRSPLRRHDIAMLRLSELAPYTDFIRPICLPTRDITSSIPSSGKLFAAGWGAINETHSSSNIKLHVDLPYISIEQCQPAYNVPKRRVTLWSGQVCAGGEKGKDSCKGDSGGPLMYSEGSTFEVVGIVSFGPTPCGLEDIPGVYTKVFEYLPWIRSNIQP, encoded by the exons ATGCTACCAAAATGGTTAATACCAGCGCTGGCTtgtttatgtgtgtgtgtggaagGAC AATCATGTTCTACCGCTGACAACAAGAATGGCGATTGCAGGAGTATATTGGATTGTCCCCCACTCAGGGCAATTGTGAACAAGCCACGCCTGACGCCAGACGAGATGAACTTTCTCAAAAAGTCGGCATGTGGGTTCATCGGCAATATACCAAAA GTGTGTTGTGCAATAGATACTGAACAACCTCGTCCTCCTCCAGCTGAGCCGAAGACTTGCTTCACACCGGAGGGCAACCAGGGTCAATGTATAAGCGTTTTTCAATGTGACCACATTACAAAGAGGTTGCAGTCCCCTACGGTCAGTGCTGAAGATAGAGCTTATGTCAACAGTCTAAG GTGTGTGAATTCCAACCCCGGCTTCAACGTGTGCTGCGGGCCACCTCCAGGGCCACCACCACCAACCGGAGTATGTCAGCCTGCTGCGGCACCGCCCGACCCCAGGACAGAATGCTGCGGGATGGATGGAAGCAGCGCTAACAAGATTACCG GCGGAAATGCAACATCAATAGATCAGTACCCATGGCTAGCGATTGTCGAGTACAAAAAGGACAACAAGATCAAGCTGCTTTGCGGCGGCGTGCTCATTTCTGGACGCTATGTACTCACGGCGGGTCACTGCGTGAAAGGGACAGTGCTCGATGCAGGGACGCC AACAAATGTGCGTCTGGGCGAATACGACACATCAAATAGCGGTCCCGACTGCGTACCCGTAGAAGGTGGAGAGCCCGGAGATATGGACTGCACCACGGACCCGGTTATCATCCGTATTGAGCACATCATTCCCCATCCCGAGTACAATCCACGCAGCCCGCTCAGGAGACATGATATCGCCATGCTAAGGCTTTCAGAACTTGCACCCTATACAG ATTTTATCAGGCCGATTTGCCTGCCAACAAGGGATATAACCTCCAGCATACCTTCCTCTGGGAAGTTATTTGCAGCCGGCTGGGGAGCCATCAATGAAACACATTCCAGCAGCAATATCAAGCTACACGTCGACTTGCCTTACATTAGCATTGAG CAATGTCAGCCAGCTTACAACGTGCCCAAACGCCGAGTCACGTTGTGGAGCGGCCAGGTGTGCGCTGGTGGCGAGAAAGGCAAGGATTCCTGCAAAGGGGACTCAGGAGGGCCTCTCATGTACTCCGAGGGATCAACATTCGAGGTGGTTGGGATCGTCAGTTTCGGCCCGACTCCATGCGGACTGGAAGACATTCCTGGGGTGTACACCAAAGTGTTTGAATACTTGCCATGGATTAGAAGCAATATTCAGCCGTGA
- the LOC125239822 gene encoding phenoloxidase-activating enzyme-like — MNCYYFSFCVALCFEFISGQNQCRTPKGGAGTCVLLDKCQPLKDIDQNNAKTEEDLVFLRQASCGISYNFKPKVCCPPSSEWSSFSRPAPVDFPHRKPSRPTPDKGDDVSDADREYPESSDCPSTLQPPPPETGCCGIETIGGDRIVGGEIATVEQYPWLVLLEYAGGYTSCGGSLISSRYVLTAAHCIGATRYGEAKRVRLGEYNTTSFPTDTVEVYGGGFEILEVILISIERQIAHPEYKGRFQGGPHDIGLVKLSKNAPYTDFIRPICLPSKDATETASETLRFLTAGWGSNGTVFSDVKQHISLPYVPPNICQIPYKLRLHNNQLCAGGEEGRDSCKGDSGGPLMIQYGDSFELVGVVSYGHNDCGTKDVPGVYTHVYKYLDWIKKEMI, encoded by the exons ATGAACTGCTACTATTTTAGTTTTTGTGTAGCTCTGTGCTTCGAATTCATCAGTGGAC AGAACCAATGTCGAACACCAAAAGGAGGCGCAGGGACGTGCGTGCTGTTAGACAAATGCCAGCCGCTAAAAGACATAGACCAGAACAACGCAAAAACTGAAGAGGATCTGGTTTTCTTGAGACAAGCATCCTGCGGAATTAGCTACAACTTTAAACCAAAG gtGTGCTGCCCACCTTCATCAGAATGGTCCTCGTTTTCGCGGCCGGCGCCCGTAGACTTCCCACACCGTAAGCCATCGCGACCAACCCCCGACAAGGGCGACGACGTGTCAGACGCCGATAGGGAATACCCCGAGTCGTCTGATTGCCCGTCTACCCTGCAGCCACCGCCGCCGGAGACCGGCTGCTGTGGCATTGAGACCATTGGCGGTGATAGGATTGTTG GCGGTGAGATAGCAACAGTTGAGCAGTATCCGTGGTTAGTTTTGCTCGAATACGCCGGAGGTTACACATCGTGTGGAGGTAGTCTTATAAGCTCTAGATACGTCCTCACGGCCGCGCATTGCATTGGGGCTACACGATATGGAGAAGC AAAGAGAGTCCGACTCGGTGAATACAACACGACTTCCTTTCCCACTGACACAGTTGAAGTGTACGGTGGGGGTTTTGAAATCCTTGAGGTGATCCTGATCAGCATCGAACGTCAGATAGCACACCCTGAATATAAGGGTCGGTTTCAAGGCGGACCACATGAtatcggactcgtcaaattaagcAAAAATGCTCCTTATACAG attttatccGTCCAATTTGCCTTCCCTCCAAGGACGCAACCGAGACAGCAAGCGAGACCCTTCGTTTCTTAACAGCCGGCTGGGGTTCCAACGGGACAGTTTTCTCCGACGTCAAACAGCATATATCACTCCCCTATGTTCCACCGAACATCTGCCAGATCCCGTACAAGCTTCGGCttcacaataatcaactatgtgccGGTGGTGAGGAAGGTCGAGACTCGTGTAAAGGGGATTCTGGAGGACCTTTGATGATACAATATGGAGACAGCTTTGAGCTAGTCGGTGTGGTCAGTTACGGTCATAATGATTGCGGAACTAAAGACGTTCCAGGTGTTTACACTCATGtatacaaatatttagattGGATTAAGAAAGAaatgatttaa